A region of the Heteronotia binoei isolate CCM8104 ecotype False Entrance Well chromosome 9, APGP_CSIRO_Hbin_v1, whole genome shotgun sequence genome:
AAGAGGTGGCGTTTTAACAGGCCTTTGAACAGACCCAATGAAGGAGCACGACAGATTCCAGTGGGGCAAGAGTTTCAGCAGCAGGGACCAACAACAGAGAAAGGGCAGAGTCAAAAAAAGAAgggatatatttttaatttcataATGGTCATGTGCTCTGTGATCTTTTTCAAAACTTGCACCTGTAGCTCTGGCTGTTGTAAAAGCTCAGAACAAATTTCAGCATGAAGCTGATCTGCTGACATTCCAAAGCAGTGTAAGCCGGAAGCCAATGCTATCTGCTGCGACTCCCGTCCTTCTTCCAAAGAGTTCAAGGCTGCCTTTGTAAGTTTTCCCTCCTGCTTTTTCCCcacaccacaaccctgtgaggcaaagAACAACTGACcaatggtcacccagcaagcttcatggcacagcagagatttaagaacataagagaagccatcttggatcaggccaatggcccaaccagtccaacactctgtgtcacacagtggccaaaaaaaccaggcgccatcaggagatccatcagtggggccaggacacctgaagccctcacactgtgccccagtcacaagcaccaaggatacagagcatcactgccccagacagaattccaacaataccctgtggctaatagccactgatagaccactGCTCCTGGATTCTAGCATGGACCTCCTGGATCCTAGCCAGGGACACTACCCATTGTACCACCCTtgcagtgccatcttaagcagatAGTTTCAGGAGGCCAGCCAAGCAggtctgcaggagaacagctagattcaaatccagtagcattttaaagaCCAGCACAattttcagggtagaagctttcaaggGTCAAAGTCCCCTGACgtctgatgaagggagatttTGGCCACTGAAAGCTcagaccctgaaaatcttgttgatctctcaGTTGCATGGCCAGCGCATAGGAggaggccaggtaggcagctacCTAGGGTACCATCTGGCCACAGGGCTGGGGGgtgggcaccaccaccctgtccTCACTTGCACCAGTTGGCTCGACTATGATGTGTTCGGAGTAGGTCTGAATGCCTTGGAGCCAAGCCAACATTCCACTTGCCCCCATCCAGTCCCTTCTGGATCTGAAGGCAGCTAAGTGGGATGCATGGCATGGCCTGTTTTCTTGGCTCTGGGGCATTTGGAGCTGCTCTGAAAGCCTCAGAGTTCAGAAAATACCCCCCCCAGCCCCTTCTAGGTCCTCTGCGCCAGttggaggctgccttcccttgAGAGGGCAGCCTCTGAGTGGCACAGAGGCACTACGCCACTCCTTTCGCCTGCCTGGGACTTCGGCAGGTTAAAGGAGCAGTGTGGCAGCAATGTGTGTGCTGCTGAGAGGCTGCCCTCCATTTGGAAAGCAGCCTCCAAGCGGCGCAGAGACTTTCCAGcgtcccttttgcctgcctggaaCCCAGGCAGGTAAAAGGGCCAGCGCAGCAGCAACATGCATGCAgctgtgtgggggtggggcttcttgcctggagtggcagaacccctagggCCGACCCCGCTcagttgctactggacttgaatctagctgtcctaagcagagttccacTCATCTAtgaccattgatttcagtgggcatAGAAAGGTATCGCTTCGCAAAGGATGGCATGTTATCCTCTTCTTTGGCTCTGCCAAAAGCAATGCCTTTTCTCTTCCAGAAGAATTTCTCACAGTTGCCAAGTTCTTCCAGCTTTCCCCTCCATGCATACACTACACTATCTATCCCAATCACTTCTTTAGCTGTTCCCAGAAAATTCCCACTTCTCCCCTTCCCCAAGTTCTTTCCTGATCCCCTTCCATTGTTTCCATCACTTTGAAGTGGTAGGAGGAAGTGGGCTTGACcatctccaggtggcatctggagatctcagTGAACTGCAACccatctccaggttacagagatcagattccgtggaggaaatggcagctttgaaggtgGACCCTGTGATGCTTCTCAGGGTTGGGGCGTGGAGATTTCCCAAACTGCAAagatctccagactgcaaagatcacttccactgggggaaaaaatggctgatttggatgCAGgaatctatggcactgtaccctgctgaagtccctccaccAATGAAATTCTACCTTCTCCaggatccacctccaaatctccaagagtttcccatcCTGTAGTTGCCAGCCCAGCACTATATCCTAGAGAAATCCCTCCCCCTCGAAAACcctgtctttcccaggctccacccccaaaactcatGGAGTTTCCAAACCGGAGCTAGCAACCCTTGAGGGAACCCTGTTGGGTCGAGATAAGACAGGCATCTCaccaaggaagtgacatcaggccTGCTTGAGCAGCAATGGCGGATTTGACTCTGTTGGCAAACTGGACCGCATCTTCGTTTTCCTGCAAGAGTTTAAGAAAAGCAAGGTATTGACCATCGGTCTGTTTTGCTTGGCATGACCCAACTGCTGAAATATTTCAGTGACTGTCAAAAGGAGAACAAAGTCtgagaccgattcctcactagccttatgccactctcacgctagggttgccaatccccaggtgggggcaggggatcccccagtttggaggccctccccctgcttcagggtcatcagaaagcggggggaggggagggaaatgtctgcttgggactctgttattccctatggagatttattcccatagaaaataatggagaattgatccgcgtgtatctggggctctgaggggggggggctgttttttgaggtaaaggcaccaaatttgtagtgcagcatctagtgcctctccccgaaatatcccccaagtttcaaaacgattggaccagggggtccaattctatgagccccaaaagaaggtgcccctatccttcattatttcctatggaaggaaggcattgaaaacgtgtgccgtccctttaaatgtgatggccagaactccctttggagctcaattatgcttgtcacagccttgatcctggctccacccctaatgtctcctggctccacccccaaagtccccagatatttcttaaattggacttggcaaccctatctcacgcTCCTctcctccacagggcttccatcagatttcacactatctgccctggggctgcaacttgcttagcctttttcaggaggcaaacaaaaactggttgttagaggatcttgtttgctgtgcaaaagaggcggagtgagttgcagccccgggacagatagcGTGAAAACTGAccgaagccccacagagaagaggagagggagatgtgtgcatgtacacgaaagcttatacccagaattagactttgctggtcttcaaggtgcccctggactcagaattggttctactgcttcagaccaagacgactacccacctgaatctgactAAAGGAAGATTAGCAGTTTGAATGCCCGGTACTTATTTTGTACTTTCAAAACTATAGTTATTCTTACACATTTATCCCACCTTTTCTTCCGAGAGCTTAGAGCAGACGACTACAACCCTGCAAGGAAGGTTAGGTGAAGAGAGAACTTaactggccaaggtcacccagcaaacctgTTAGCAGAGTGGGCATTTGAATGCTGGATGTTCCAGATCTtaatctgacattctaaccaacCACTAAACCACACACCGGCTCTCAAAAGACAGTGTGTACATTTTGGGATTCGAACAAATAGGGCTACTTACGTTTTTGGAAACCTAGAGTCAAATAACCCTTCTGCTATGAAATTCATTGGGTGACTTTCGGTCAGTCACTCTCTCACCCTGGACTAATTTACAGGGCTGTCAGAAGGAAAACTGGAGAAAGGGAGTTTCACAGGGTAGCCCTGTATGTCTGTAatggaagagctagattcaaatctAGTAGGACCTTAGAGATGAATAAGAtatgagcctgccccggcggggagggcagggtataaataaaattttattattattattattattattattattattattatatgggcactataagctttcaagagtcactttgttagatacaagtaggaatggagatccctgagtCCTTATATCCCCAGTCTGAAGGTGGGAGGAGTGTTGCAAAGAAAGCAGTCAGGATGCAAAGACACAATGGAAAGTATGATTAGTTTGATcagagcaggagagaaaggcTTTGAAGCAGAAGCTTAGCATTTGTAGTGAGAGAAGCTAGACTGAAGGCCAGCAGAGccttagagacaaacaagatCTTCAGGGCATGAGttttcaagattcaaagcttcCTTAATCAGACATCAGGTATGTGAcagagggagttttgactcttgaaaactcatacccaaaattaggcttcccaaccctcccgccctggcaggggaccccaggatttccaccctcttcccccgctccccaaaaaaaacggaagtggggggagggggggaaacggcgccggggagcatgacgagctgcccgatcctggagtgggcgaggccgccgcaccgcgccgctgccgccctctccccctccccgcccaccgcagctgctcctccgagatgggcccaggctgagcccatctcggaggagcagccaagaggcggcagcagcgcaggggagggcgaggcaggccaggagcatggtgagccgcgaatccaggcccttctaggacccggactcgcggctcgccacacccccggcctgcctccacccccccccctccgattccaccccagaggcggagtgggcaagaccgctgcactgctgccgcctcttctccgcacgccgtggctgctcctccgagatgggctcaggctgagcccatctcggaggagcagccacggcgagcggagaagaggcggcagctgcgcagtggcgtcgcccgctccgagacggggcgactcgccacgctccccgcaccgtttccccccctcccccctagctccaccccagtgtctcctggctccacccccaaagtctcctggctccaccccaaagtccccagatatttctggggttggacttggcaaccctacccaaaatgtagaattgccagcctccgggtagggcctggagacctcctgctggagagccagtttggtgtaatggataAGTGTggggactattatctgggagaatcaggtctgattccccactcctccacttgcagctactggaatggccttgggttagccatagctctggcagaggttgtccttgaaagggcagctgctgtgaaagccctctcaaccccacccacctcacagggtgtctgttgtggggggagaagatataggagattgtaagctgctctgagtctctgattcagagacaagggcgggatataaatctgcagtcttcttcttttacaactgatctctaccaGGCTATAACaatcacttcacctggagaaaacagctaatttggagggtgaattctatggcatcatactaTATATAAgatcccccccctcctcaaaccttgccctcctcaagctccattcccaaaatTTTCAGGTacttccaacccagagttggcaagcctactgtaAGGGATACAAATCTGGAAGAAGGGGAAATTGTGTATACTTGCTCTTAGCTCCTTGGAAGAATAAAAATATACTAAGTATGcaaagaaaagagccccatggcgcagagtggtaaagctgcagtactgcagtcggagccctctgctcatgacccgagttcgatcccagcagaagctggttcaggtagccagctcaggttgactcagccttccatccttccaaggtcggtaaaatgagtacccagcttgctggggggaaagtgtagatgactggggaaggcaatggcaaaccaccccgtaaaaaaagtctgccgtgaaaatgttgtgaaagcagagtcgaaaacgactggtgcttgcacaggggactgcctttacctttttttttaagtatgcaaAACACATATTTAAATTATCTGTCCAATGCCAGCCTTCAATTTTCCAGCAAATTACCTTTTTGCGCATTGGTGGCAAGTACCACACATCGCATACGATGGCCCAGCTGCTTCCAAGTCGAAACCCATATTTTGTCATGCTGTATTTACTGCTGTTCCAGTAAGGATCTGAGTACAAGCAATTGTACTGCAAAAGACACAAGACAATTTGAACGCTTAGAATCTCCTAAGTATGCACGGACTACAGTAAACCTTTCGTACCACCTTGTCGCTCAACCGTTTCCTGCTTAGTCTTGGTGAATTGTCCAGTGGGAGGGCTACACAACAGGAAAGAAGTGCACAACAGTATAGCAGACACTAAGCATGCATCAATCACACATTAACGACATATCACACACATATAATCAGGGGcggtattctagcaggagctcctttgcatattaggccatacacccctgatgtagccaatcctccaagggctcatttttgtaagtgcttggaggattggctaaatccctggtgtgtggcctaatatgcaaaggagctcctgctagaattccacacctgcatATAATGCACAGAACATACATCACACATGCCTTTAGcattggtagagcctctgcttggcaggcagaaggtgaaGTTCATTCCCTGGGAtatccagttaaaaaggatcaagATAACATGCAAGACccctcttgagaccctggaaagctgctgcctgtctgagtaggaAATATTTACCGTATATTGATGGACAAATGGCCTACAAGAGAGCTTTGCGTGTATGTATTTCactaaacattaggaataacttcctgagagctagagcagttcctcagtggaacaagtttTCTCATAACTACTGGGAGACTGGGAAAACACCACAGAAGGAAAGGGTTAAATGCCCACTACCCTCCTGCCACTTTGCAATCAACAGGCTCTCCTTCCACCATGGGACATCTTTGGTTGAAAAACTGCATTCTGCATCCATTCAAGCCACTGGATGGTTACGAAAGGCCAGCCACGAAGAGCTCCTTGCAGTAGTCCAGAGATGGTTTGTCCGATATTTAAAAATCCGTTGTTATAGCAGAATACCTTTATGGCCACTGGATAGATGGTTGTCTCTATTTCAAAAGTTCCCTTCTTGAACATCATCACCGAGGTGTTGTTGATACATGTACCTGGTCAAAAATAGCGTTTTGAGATATTGCATTTTGAGGAAGAGAAACAAGCCCAGTCAGCAATTGCTCCTTCCCACTTGCAAGTCTGCTGAGTTGAGAAAATAATGTGGTTAGTGCTCTCTTCTTTCCAGGAGACTCGAGAAAGTTGGTGCTCAAACTTTTCCGATTTTCCTTCCTTATGGGAACAATAATAGGAGGCAGCCATCGGGGTTCTAAACAAGCAGAGTGGATCGGATTTTGATGTGCTTACACTTTAAGAGCATAATTTTTCTATGTTTTTAACCGTTTTATGGTTTTTACGTCCCATTACATGTTTGTACTCACACACATGCATGACAtgtaagcagccctgagcctgcctgggcgggatataaatggaattaaataaacaaacaaaataaggcTTAGTCCATTGCTCAGGGTGGATGCTGGGCCACCACTGGAATAATATTTTAGTCTCcattgccattttagtctctattgtcactctgtagttttagattttatatttttcaaattggtcttttattgttttttattgttgattgtttttatgatgtaacccgccctgagcctgttctacgggaagggcgggctaaaaacagaataaaataaataaataaacctcacaCTCATCTGAAGGTAGAACATCATATTCATTCCGCTTCAGCTCAGGCTTCCCGACTGCCTTCTATGGCAGCCCCCGTACCTAGCATACATCACTGTAGTCTGGCACTGATGCTTCAAAGGAATGCATTACTGAAGAATGAATGAACTGATCCCTCCCAATTTCTGCACCAGGTAAACCTGTGACAAGCATTCTCAGGCAGATGGGCACTACAATATGATGACTGCCAAGGGGCAACGCGGGATGTGGGTGAACTAGCAAAATCAAGAGCTATTGGGGTCAGTGGCAATCTCTGAATACAGAGATTACAGTACTGGCATTTCTTACCTTCTGGAAAGATTAAAATCGGGGCATTACTCTTATCAGCAGTGTACTCTGTTAATCTGAAGTAAGAAAAGGAAGAAAGCGTTCAAAATGTATTATATTCAAGACTAGGGTTGCAACACAGAGAATATCTTTAAAAACACTGATAAAATGGAAAGCCACAGTTTTGCTCACATATTCTTTCTGTCTGCCCTCATTCCCTACGCTAGAACTTGATATAATACTAATGTGCGAAGAGCAAAGGGACCACACTTGTTACCTCTCTTGGAGTGCAAACTGAGAGGAACAGAAGATGACAGCTAAGGATACCATattctgaaaagcaaaaaagaggacatatttcttgactgactacttcaaacaactgatcattatgacaaatctcattttaaatgtcTCTACTATTTAAACTGAAGCTTGCCTCCACTGGGGGACTATAGGGCAAACAGCCTCAGCCAGAAAGATATTTTCATACATTGTTTTAAAGAGTCCAAAGGAAGATGGATATCAGAAAAAGAGGATGAGTCTTCTAAAAAGAAGATATCTGGTAACCCAATGATGGGGCAAAGTCACCTGCTGGTGAAGCTGATTTGTTCATGATTCTCACCCTAGCCTTCTGCTCTTGGTGTTCTGTTAGTGTTTCCTGTCTCTGGCTTTCTTGGTCTGGTGCCCATTCCTCTGAAGTCTTTGACATCAGTGAAGTAATGACTTCCCCTCTTCCTGTCATGTGACTGTTATGTCTCAGGGTTGCTGCTTCATAGGCTCCAGGCTGCCATTAGGGTTAAAGGGGAGTCTTGGTTCTATAAAGTTTCAACATCGTTGCCCTACTCAAAACCTCCAAGTCTAGAGCTGGGCATGGTTGTCCGCAGCTCAGAACTAGCCCTGGCAGTTCATTATCTCTAGATGATAGATTGAGGGGTGGGGGATTGAGAATGGTAGAGTACAGGCTACCCGTCTTGTGAGTTTATGGCAGATGTGAGTCTGCAGAAGGCAGAGACACAAGTAGAGAGAAAGCCCAAGTGCAAGGGAAAATATGGGTAATTTtaaaagaggagagggagagaataCAACCAACACTGTAGGGGCAACTGCCActaaaacaatattattttaatctatacagccaatcatatctccagtggccaatcagatgccCTGCTGGCCAAGAGCCCCatgaagccccacccactttctaaaaaaaacctgGCAGCCACCATGAAAGGTGTCaggtgtgaatttcctgcattgtgcaggggactggaAAAGTGACCCTTGGGGTCGCTTCCACCTCTGTGTTTGTACGCCTTGGTTGGGGACCCTTGAAATAGTGTCTTAGACTCTCATATACACTAAGTCTCTTAAGTCATACAGAAACAGGTGCGCTAACTGGTGAAATCAATATTTAAATCTACTGTAGATGCAACCAAATGCAATGTAATTCATTCTCAAACTGCGTGGAAGATTGTTGGAAATAACCCCCCCAAGGCCATGGGGAAACACATTTGTCACTGGGCTCTCTGTTGATGACAAAACTTTTGGAGATCACTGATCTACAGCAAGGTTGTGTCATCTGAGGGCTTCTCCGTATTCTCATTTTCCTGGtgtgtaagttcctgtttcttgttCTGTTCTTCATGTGTTTGGCTCCCTCTAGTGGTAAATTCAGTATTACACCAGTTTATGTCTGGCATATTTCCCTCCAGATTTAAACTGAAGGTTTTATACTGGACATAACTGATGTAATActgaattgaccactagatggAGAAAAACACATACAGAACAGAGGAAAACCCCCAAAGAAACAGGAACGTCTAGCCAGGAAaatgagaaagtgagaaaacCCTGAAGCCCAAATTTAATTCACCAGGCCACTATGAGCTGTCCCAAGTAACCACCCTGTCTGCATACCTTTTTCTCACAGCAGAACGATGTTTCATTTCAGAGCGATCAAACAAAATATGCCGAGTTGTCTTAACGCACATACCCAGAAAAAATCCAATTATTCCTCCATGAGCCTGACCAACCTGGAAGTCAAGAGCAAATTAACAATTGGTACATTACTGACACCTTTTGTAGCTTTTCTTgtgggtgggggaagaagctAAGGAGCCCTTTGCCTCGGCCAAGGATTATATGGAGAAATGTGCCTTAATAAGGGCACCTTTGGGGTGGAGAGCTATTAGTCATGCCAAACCCAAGCTGGGGCATGGggatctcccagagttacaaaTGATTTCCCAAGGGTGGACTTTATGTAATCGCATATCTACTGaactccctccactccccaaattcagccctccctaggctccacccccaaaaccctaggaatttcccaatttaTAGTTGGTGACCCTAGGAGCTATACTGAGGGGATAAACAGGAAACCTCCATGTAATGGATTGAGTCCATGGGTATCTAGTTTCCTACCTCTTGATTTGCATAGGACTTACACTGCTTTCAGCTGGCATCACTAGCCCATCTGACCTCATTTGATCCAAATTAGGGCCCcaatcaggcccgtagccatgggggggggggtggcgggggaCACGGCccctccattcaaccccccttaATGCTCTGCGGCCTCTTCATTGGGCGGCGACCCCCCTTCCctatgtagggcccctccattggataGCCTCTAGGACCCGTGGGAAAGGGTGGTCTGTAGAAGGCTTCCAGGAAGCGCTGCACTCCTCCTGAGGGCGACACCGACACGAGCCCTCTTGTCTGTCGGGCCAGGCTGTCCCTTTCCCTTGCAGCACTCCTTCCTCTGCTTGCCGGCAGCAGCCCCTCAcctctgcctttccttcctcccacaaATTGCGGGCCTTGGCAGGGTGGACAGGCACAGTGgtgcagaggagggaggagaaggaggaacgcTGGGTTGGGTGGCATGAGGTGAGCCGTGTCCGGGACCCAGTGCGCCTGGCATGCGGAGAGAGGAGACCTGTAGCCAGCAGGCAGGAGCCAGGTAGGGAAACCTTCgccccagccctgccccccccccgcaagtgccGCCACTGCCAGGCCCACCGGAgaggagagcagcagcagtgCTATACCTGTCAGGGACAGGGGAACATGCCcgattcctctccccctcccccaaagaagcACCAGGCTGCCTGGCAGAGAGTGAGACACCAATGGTGCCAGGCTATGCTGGTTGCTGGGGCCCCGGATGGCTGGCTTGggcggggagagggagaagggggagACTCTTGATGCCTCCATTGCTGGGTGCACCAGCCGGGGGGTTTCGATCTGGAGcgtctttctttctcctcctcttcatgCAAGGCCCCAAAAAgccatctctctctcctccccacccgcTAGCTtgctcccccagtttggagggtcatcagaaagggagtgcgaggggaggaaaatgtctgctgggcagtccattattccctatgcggactgattctcataggaaataatggagaattgatctgcaggtatctggggggggggctgttttttgaggtagaggcaccaaatttgcagcgtagcatctggtacctcctcaaaacaccccccaagtttcaaaaggattggactagtggattcaattctatgagccccaaaagaaggtgcccctatccttcactatttccaattgagggaaggcattttaaaaggtgtgtggtctccttaaatgtgatggccaggactccctttggagttcaatcatgcttggcacaaccttgctcctggctccaccccaaacgctcctggctccacccccaaagtccccagatatttcttgaattggacttggcaaccctagccaccagATGTGGGCTCCTGCTAGCCCCACTAGGGGCCATTTCtctcctgggcccctccacccaaaattttctggctatggcccAGGCCCCAATTAGCGGCTGACCAGGAAAGCAGAAGGCTAAGATTGCAAAatacagattgggaaattcctggagatttgggggatggatctCTATCAACCAGATattagttgtcattccaggaggtctccagactTTGGCTACAGGCCTCCTGTGCTTTGGCTTGTCACATCTCTCCAGCTACTGATTTaaacagggcatgtaaggcagagatgttccaccagccaTTTGACCGAGGACAGCAACCATCTAATCTGGtattcttcttcctttccctgcCCCCCTCTTCTACGAGGCAATGATATTTTCCAGGAACTATCTCCATCACACCAGCTTAGGCTGTTGTAAATTGTATGTTTATATATtatttaattttgattttttttaaaaaaaacacttcttttgtaagatctgtaaatgtattaatgttgtacgccaccctgagccctattttCAGGGGACGGCAGCTTCAAAgttgaatttaataaataaaataataaaagaaaaaagCTCTTCTGCAAGCACTGATGAATCCTGACTTTGCTACCTTTCTTGCTCTGAGCTAGAAACGAGTTCTGTGGTTCTAGGAAACTAAATGAAACCCATTATTGGGCATTGACAATGAATACCACCTAAATGAGTTCCACCCGTTACGCCATTTTTTCTTCCCTTGTGTTAGGCGCTGGTGCTACCCTCAAGTTGcgtttaaagactttaaaaactcCCTTTGTTCGTGATGCCTCAGTCACTTGCACTTTGGATGGTGGCTCTTACCACAGAGTAGTGTTCATTAGACATCAAGGGGACAATATCCATTGGAGTTGTATGGTTGGCAACACAAATGCTTCCATTTAAGGGTCTGTTTTCCCTGAAATTGaaaacacacagagacacacactgtGATTAGAGCAGAAATTAGTTTACCCCAGCCTCACCCCCAGACATTCTCTGCAAACTCTCCCTCTGTGAAACATGATACCTGTGTGAATCCTGATCAGTGCACCACAATACTGGGTATCTGACAAAAggtgctttgactctcaaaagcttataccctgaagttctcattggtctctaaggtgccagtggcctggatagcccaggctagcccagtcttctCAGGACTCACAAGCTAAGCCGGGTGGGcattggatggaagaccaccaaggaataccagggttgctacacagaggcaggcaatggcaaaccacctctgaatgcctcttgccttgaaaaccccacgaggGAG
Encoded here:
- the LOC132577608 gene encoding glycerol-3-phosphate acyltransferase 4-like; translated protein: MLVSGTLIITSLPSRRIRFFLGTWIIRMSARIGLKASAVVRYHNKENRPLNGSICVANHTTPMDIVPLMSNEHYSVVGQAHGGIIGFFLGMCVKTTRHILFDRSEMKHRSAVRKRLTEYTADKSNAPILIFPEGTCINNTSVMMFKKGTFEIETTIYPVAIKYNCLYSDPYWNSSKYSMTKYGFRLGSSWAIVCDVWYLPPMRKKENEDAVQFANRVKSAIAAQAGLMSLPWDGALKRQKVKDSLKKQQQEEYSRIIAGKGSYVCSEGLLASQNEADGSSAWGPAEPDERT